The uncultured Desulfuromonas sp. genome contains the following window.
ATGGCCAACCCGGCTCAGTGCGTCAAGGCCTTCCTTGAAGCCGAAGCTTATGATGGCCCGTCCATTATCCTGGCCTACAGCCACTGCATCGCCCACGGTATCAACATGACCACCGCCGTAGACGAGTGTAAAAAGGCGGTTAACTCCGGTCACTGGCCGCTGTTCCGCTACGATCCCCGTCTGACCGAGCAAGGCAAGAATCCGTTGCAGCTCGACAGCAAGGATCCGAGCATCAGCTTTGAGGACTATGCTTACGGTGAGAACCGCTTCCGTGTCCTTAAGAAAGCCCAGCCGGAAGTGGCTGAGCGTCTGATGTCTCAGGCCACCAAGGAAACCTCAGCCCGTTTCGATCTGTACAAGAAACTGGCGGATATGGATCCGGATTGCGGTAAGTGATCCCGTCTTGAACTGTGATATTAAAAGCTCCCGGAGAACTCTTCGGGAGCTTTTTTTATGGCGAAAAGGGGGATGCTGTCCGGTTAATGTTTTGTTCAGCTCCCCTTAATGCTGTTGCGTGGATGACAGGCGAAATGCTATAACGAGTGTCTGGGCTTTGAAACCTCTGGCATAAGCCGACAAACCATGACCTTTGGGGAGACTGCGCATGTTTGGCTCTCAGGCTACCTTTGTTCTTTACGATGACGAAGTCGTCAAAGTAAAAGAAATACTCGATAATCTTCTAAAAGCGTCCAACGCAAAATCAATCTATCTGGTCGATAAAAACGGTCAGATGATTGCGACGTCCGGGGATGTCAGTGGTATGGATACCACCAGTCTGGCATCATTGACTGCGGGCAATATTGCCGCTACCGGAGGCTTGGCCAAGCTGGTTGGAGAGAAAGAGTTCGCCATACAGTTTCACGAAGGGGAGAAGGATAATATTCATATCTCCATTGTGGGTGGGCGCGTTATCTTGGTGATTATCTTTGATGAACGTAGTTCACTGGGGCTGGTACGACTCCGGGTTAAAAAAGCCAGCATGGCCCTTGGAGCGTTGTTTGATGAGATCAGCTCAAAAAGCAGTGACCAGGCGAGTGGTCGGGAGCGAAGCAATCCGTTCGCAGAGATTACCGACGATGATATCGACAATCTGTTCAGCTAAGGATCTTCACCATGTCTTTTATCAACTACGCCTCGCGTGAGATTAACTGCAAAATTGTTTATTACGGCCCCGGGTTGTGTGGAAAAACAACCAATTTGCAGCATGTCTACCAAAAAACGGCGCCGGATTCCAAGGGCAAGATGATCTCCCTGGCCACAGAATCGGAGCGGACGCTGTTTTTTGACTTTTTGCCCCTGGCTCTGGGCGAGGTGCGCGGCTTTAAAACCCGCTTTCATCTTTATACCGTCCCAGGTCAGGTGTTTTATGATGCCTCACGTAAATTGATCCTCAAGGGGGTCGATGGTGTGGTATTTGTTGCCGACTCTCAGGAAGAGCGGATGGACGCCAATATCGAGAGCCTTGAGAACCTGCGCGACAATCTCGAAGAGCAGGGCTACGATCTCGACAAACTGCCGTATGTGGTGCAGTACAATAAACAAGACCTGCCCAATTTGAGTCCGATCGAAGAGCTGCAGCGGTTTGTCAATCCGACCAAGGTTCCTGAATTCAAGGCCTGCGCCATGAGCGGGGTTGGAGTGTTCGAAACCCTTAAAGCCATTGCCAAACTTGTCCTACTCGATTTGAAAAAAGGTGGGCGATAAAAACGTTAAAAAACTGTTGACAAGGTTTTGGGGAAACAGTATATTCCCCGTCGTCGTAAAGACTGATCCCCGATAGCTCAGTTGGTAGAGCAGGTGACTGTTAATCACCCTGTCGCAAGTTCGAGTCTTGCTCGGGGAGCCAAAAAATCCAAGAGGCTGTGAATTTATTTTCACAGCCTCTTTTTTTATTTGTGCTGTACAGTTGTCTAAATCTCGCTATAGTTGGCGTTTATTTGCTTGAAGTTTCTCTTTTAATTTACGATAACTGTATTATGAGAAAATATTTCCCCTTCCGGATTGACGAAACCTGGTATGCCCTGCCGCTCGAGTTGGTGGAGACGGTGGTGCGTTCTGTGGCACTGATTACGCTGCCCGAGGCGGCCAGCGGTCTGCTGGGGTTGATCGATTATAAAGGGATCGTTTATCCGGTTGTGGATTTGCGTTTTCGGCTGCATAAGCCGTCCCAACCTGTTGGTGTGGACCAGAGAATCGTTTTGGCCCATCGTGGCGAGCAGATTGTGGCTTTCCTGGCGGATGAGGTGGAGTCGGTGATCGAAGTGTCAGACGCCCGGTTGAAACAGTCGGCTGACATTTTTCCGGACATGGACAGCTATGTGACGGCGATTCTCTGGCATGATGAAAAAAAGCTACAGTTATGCGATGCCGAGACTTTTTTGTACTTTGACCACGAATTGCTTGAGGGTTACAAGGACGAAACGGTCTCCTCGAAGCCGACAACAGACCAATAGCGGGGCAAATGGATGGATGCGGCACAGGTGGTTTCACCGGAGACATGTCATGAGCTCAGTGCGTTTGTGCACAAACGGTTCGGCATGTTTTTTCCTCCGGAACGCCATAACGACCTGTTGCGTGCTGTAAGTCGTGCCTGTGATGAATCGGGTTTTAGTGATCCGCAAGCCTATGTTGACTGGGTGCTAGCGGCACCGCACAGTGACAAAGAGCTGGAACCGCTGGTGACCAGCCTGACGATTGGTGAAACCTATTTTTTTCGTGATCCAGGATTGTTTGCCGCGTTGCGCGAAGTGGTCGTTCCGCAACGCATCCGTCAAGCCAGAGAAACCAAAACCTTACGGGTGTGGAGTGCGGGATGCAGTAC
Protein-coding sequences here:
- a CDS encoding GTPase domain-containing protein produces the protein MSFINYASREINCKIVYYGPGLCGKTTNLQHVYQKTAPDSKGKMISLATESERTLFFDFLPLALGEVRGFKTRFHLYTVPGQVFYDASRKLILKGVDGVVFVADSQEERMDANIESLENLRDNLEEQGYDLDKLPYVVQYNKQDLPNLSPIEELQRFVNPTKVPEFKACAMSGVGVFETLKAIAKLVLLDLKKGGR
- a CDS encoding roadblock/LC7 domain-containing protein, translated to MFGSQATFVLYDDEVVKVKEILDNLLKASNAKSIYLVDKNGQMIATSGDVSGMDTTSLASLTAGNIAATGGLAKLVGEKEFAIQFHEGEKDNIHISIVGGRVILVIIFDERSSLGLVRLRVKKASMALGALFDEISSKSSDQASGRERSNPFAEITDDDIDNLFS
- a CDS encoding chemotaxis protein CheW, encoding MRKYFPFRIDETWYALPLELVETVVRSVALITLPEAASGLLGLIDYKGIVYPVVDLRFRLHKPSQPVGVDQRIVLAHRGEQIVAFLADEVESVIEVSDARLKQSADIFPDMDSYVTAILWHDEKKLQLCDAETFLYFDHELLEGYKDETVSSKPTTDQ